A genomic segment from Streptosporangium roseum DSM 43021 encodes:
- a CDS encoding DUF2332 domain-containing protein produces MSRERLAVMVEHQARGCAELGSPLYAFLLGRVAQDVRAGGPCAEALAGYEDAPGPDAVALRLLGGVHALALTGRAPDLAACYPSTGGAFDPERPEPCWHAFRAAVAGEMEWVRDWMTRPPQTNEVGRANLLITGLLKATQAGPLPVRLFEVGSSAGLNLRADRFRYVSEGFAWGPADSPVLLEGAWAGAPPAWLAGATAGQPDLEIVERRGCDLTPIDPLSPDGALALRAYVWPDQTARVARLDGALRVAARVPAEVEAAGAADFLAGVRLEPGTLTVVWHSIMRQYVPAAEWARVEAELDRLAAAATVEARFAHISFEPRRVGERHRFRLAVRLGTAAGTVVAEARPHGLPARAVAT; encoded by the coding sequence ATGTCCCGCGAGCGTCTCGCCGTCATGGTCGAGCACCAGGCGCGCGGCTGCGCCGAACTCGGTTCGCCGCTTTACGCGTTCCTGCTGGGGCGGGTCGCGCAGGACGTCCGCGCCGGAGGTCCCTGCGCGGAGGCGCTCGCCGGATACGAGGACGCGCCCGGACCCGACGCCGTCGCGCTGCGGCTGCTCGGCGGTGTGCACGCCCTCGCCCTCACCGGCCGGGCCCCCGACCTGGCCGCCTGCTATCCCAGCACCGGCGGCGCCTTCGACCCGGAGCGGCCGGAGCCCTGCTGGCACGCCTTCCGTGCCGCCGTCGCCGGCGAGATGGAGTGGGTCCGCGACTGGATGACCCGCCCGCCGCAGACCAACGAGGTCGGCCGGGCCAACCTCCTGATCACCGGCCTGTTGAAGGCCACGCAGGCCGGCCCGCTGCCGGTCAGGCTGTTCGAGGTGGGCTCCAGCGCCGGGCTCAACCTGCGCGCCGACCGTTTCCGCTACGTCTCCGAGGGCTTCGCCTGGGGTCCGGCGGACTCACCGGTCCTGCTGGAGGGTGCCTGGGCGGGCGCCCCGCCCGCCTGGCTGGCCGGAGCCACCGCCGGGCAGCCGGACCTGGAGATCGTCGAACGGCGCGGCTGCGACCTGACCCCCATCGACCCGCTGTCCCCGGACGGCGCGCTCGCCCTGCGGGCATACGTCTGGCCGGACCAGACCGCCCGCGTTGCGCGGCTGGACGGCGCCCTGCGGGTGGCCGCCCGGGTGCCGGCCGAGGTCGAGGCCGCCGGCGCCGCCGACTTCCTCGCGGGCGTCCGGCTGGAGCCCGGCACGCTCACCGTGGTCTGGCACTCGATCATGCGCCAGTACGTCCCGGCCGCCGAATGGGCGCGGGTCGAGGCCGAGCTGGACCGGCTCGCGGCGGCCGCCACGGTGGAGGCGCGCTTCGCCCACATCTCCTTCGAGCCGCGCAGGGTCGGCGAGCGGCACCGCTTCCGGCTGGCCGTACGACTCGGCACCGCGGCCGGGACGGTCGTGGCCGAGGCTCGCCCGCACGGCCTGCCGGCCCGCGCAGTCGCCACCTGA